The following is a genomic window from Oceanibaculum indicum P24.
GGCGGTTGCCTGTTCGGCGACCTTCGCCTCAGCAGTTTCCGCAGCGGTTTCCGGGGCGGCTTCGGTGGCGCCCAGATCCAGCGTCTCCTCCTCCAGCTTGTAGGCCAGCGCGGTGGCGTGGTTGCCCATGCTGCCGCCCATGCCGCCAGAATTCAGCGGCATGCCGGCAAAGCCGGTGGCCGTGGCGGGCGCCGCCGGGGCGGCCGGAGCGGCAGTGCGGGTGCGCGAGGCGACCACGCTCAGCTGCGGGCGGGCCGCCGGGCGGTTCATGGTCTGCGACTCTGCCTCGATGCCGGTGGAGACGATGGAGACGCGCATCTGGCCTTCCAGGCTGTCGTCGAAGGTGGCGCCGAAGATGATGTTGGCGTCGGCATCGACTTCCTCGCGGATGCGGTTGGCCGCCTCGTCCACCTCGAACAGCGTCATGTCCGGGCCGCCGGTGACGTTGATGAGCAGGCCACGCGCGCCCTTCATCGAGGTGTCGTCCAGCAGCGGGTTGTTGATCGCCGCCTCGGCGGCGTCGATGGCGCGGCGGTCGCCCGACGCCTGGCCGGTGCCCATCATCGCCTTGCCCATCTCGCTCATGACCGTGCGGATGTCGGCGAAGTCCAGGTTGATCAGGCCCGGCATGACCATCAGGTCGGTCACGCCGCGCACGCCGGCATGCAGCACATCGTCAGCCATCTTGAAGGCGTCGGCGAAGGTCGTCTTCTCGTTCGCCACCCGGAACAGGTTCTGGTTCGGGATAATGATGAGGGTATCGACATACTGCTGCAGTTCCTCGATGCCGGCATCGGCGAGGCGCATGCGGTGATGGCCCTCGAAGTGGAACGGCTTGGTGACCACGCCGACCGTCAGGATGTCGCGCTCGCGCGCCGCCTGGGCGATGACCGGTGCCGCACCGGTGCCGGTGCCGCCGCCCATGCCGGCGGTGATGAAGCACATGTTGGAGCCTTCGAGGTGCTCCAGAATCTCGTCGATGGAGGCTTCCGCCGCCGCCCGGCCAACCTCAGGCCGCGACCCGGCGCCCAGACCCTGGGTCACCGAGGTGCCGAGCTGGATACGCCGCTCGGCGACCGACTGCGCGATCGACTGCGCATCGGTGTTGGCGACCACGAACTCGACCCCGGTCAGGTTCGAGCGGATCATGTTGTTGACCGCGTTGCCGCCGGCCCCGCCGACACCGATCACGGTGATCCGCGGCTTCAGGTCCGGCTCGTTCGGTAGAGAGATATTGATGGTCATACTGCCCTCCGCTTGCTCATACCATCGTTGACAAAAGACTGCGCGAAACCCCTGTTTCCCAGCATCAGAAGTTCTCCCGCAGCCACGACCCGATCCGGCCCATCAGGCCTTCGGGCGCCTCGGTGTCGCCGCGCTTCAGCAGCGCGGCGTCGATCTGTTCGTTGACCGCGTAGGTCAACAGCCCGGCGCAGGTGGCGAACGCCGGCCCGCCTGTGGAATCCGCCAGCCCGTGCACCCGGATCGGCCGGCCCATGCGGACCTGCTTGTCCAGCACCAGCTGCGCCATGTCGCGCACGCCCGGCAGCTGGCTGGCGCCACCGGTCAGCACCACGCGCCGGCCGGCCAGCTTGTCGAAGCCGGAAATCTCCAGGCGCGAGCGCACATGCTCGAAGGTCTCCTCCAGGCGCGGCTGGATGATCGAGACCAGGAAGCTCTTGGGCACATGGTTCGGGCTGGTGTGGCGATCCTCGCCGACCAGCGGCACGTCGATCACCTCGCGGTCGTCCAGCGGCGAGGAAATCGCGCTGCCATACAGCGTCTTCATGCGCTCGGCCTCGGCCAGCGGCGTGGTCAGGCCACGCGCGATGTCGCTGGTCACATGGGCGCCGCCGATCGGCACCATGTCGGTGAACACGACCTGGCCCTCGAAGAACACCGCGACGGTGGTGGTGCCGCCACCCATGTCGATGACGGTGACGCCCAGCTCCATCTCGTCCTCGACCAGCGCTGCAAGGCCGGAGGCGTAGGGCGAAACCACCAGCGCCTCGATATCCAGATGGCAGCGTTGCACCACCGTGGTCAGGTTGCGCAGCACGCCGGCCTGGGCGCTGACGACATGGATGTCGGCGCCGAGGCGCTGGCCGAACATGCCGCGCGGGTCCTTGATGCCCCGGCTGCCATCGATGGAGAAGCCGATGGGGATGGAATGGATGAGCTGCCGGTCCTCCGGCTCCTGCTGGGTACGGCCCTGGCTCAGCACCCGGCGCACGTCGCGCTCGCCGATCTCCTGGCCACCCAGCGCCACCTCGACGCCGATGGTGTGCGAGGCGGGATGGCCGCCCGACACATTCACGACGACCTGGCGCACCGTCTCGTTCGCCATCTTCTCGGCGGCATGGACGGCGTTCAGGATCGATTCCTCGGCCGCTTCCATATCGACG
Proteins encoded in this region:
- the ftsA gene encoding cell division protein FtsA; translation: MSKSLSKPRTGLVAALDIGTTKVACFIARIDHGVPRVVGIGHQVSRGLRSGAIVDMEAAEESILNAVHAAEKMANETVRQVVVNVSGGHPASHTIGVEVALGGQEIGERDVRRVLSQGRTQQEPEDRQLIHSIPIGFSIDGSRGIKDPRGMFGQRLGADIHVVSAQAGVLRNLTTVVQRCHLDIEALVVSPYASGLAALVEDEMELGVTVIDMGGGTTTVAVFFEGQVVFTDMVPIGGAHVTSDIARGLTTPLAEAERMKTLYGSAISSPLDDREVIDVPLVGEDRHTSPNHVPKSFLVSIIQPRLEETFEHVRSRLEISGFDKLAGRRVVLTGGASQLPGVRDMAQLVLDKQVRMGRPIRVHGLADSTGGPAFATCAGLLTYAVNEQIDAALLKRGDTEAPEGLMGRIGSWLRENF
- the ftsZ gene encoding cell division protein FtsZ, with product MTINISLPNEPDLKPRITVIGVGGAGGNAVNNMIRSNLTGVEFVVANTDAQSIAQSVAERRIQLGTSVTQGLGAGSRPEVGRAAAEASIDEILEHLEGSNMCFITAGMGGGTGTGAAPVIAQAARERDILTVGVVTKPFHFEGHHRMRLADAGIEELQQYVDTLIIIPNQNLFRVANEKTTFADAFKMADDVLHAGVRGVTDLMVMPGLINLDFADIRTVMSEMGKAMMGTGQASGDRRAIDAAEAAINNPLLDDTSMKGARGLLINVTGGPDMTLFEVDEAANRIREEVDADANIIFGATFDDSLEGQMRVSIVSTGIEAESQTMNRPAARPQLSVVASRTRTAAPAAPAAPATATGFAGMPLNSGGMGGSMGNHATALAYKLEEETLDLGATEAAPETAAETAEAKVAEQATAEMAAPAETKAPAAAETKAAAPFIAPRPVTPAARPAAPAGRADPFAEAAMANGARPTAEKRTPSLFQKAVGLMRGQDSEAAPAAQKPQAQPVTQPVAQKPAMPAAA